One window of Macrococcus sp. 19Msa1099 genomic DNA carries:
- a CDS encoding adenine phosphoribosyltransferase yields MDLKQYITQVKDWPKPGVNFKDITTIMDNGTAYKYATDQIVEYAKEKQVDIVVGPEARGFIIGCPVAYAMNIGFAPVRKKGKLPREVISYEYELEYGTNVLTMHKDAIKPGQRVLITDDLLATGGTIEATIKLVESLGGIVAGIAFIIDLKYLNGMDKLKGYDVISLVAYEEE; encoded by the coding sequence ATGGATCTAAAGCAATATATTACTCAGGTTAAAGACTGGCCAAAACCAGGCGTAAATTTCAAAGATATTACAACAATCATGGATAACGGTACGGCATATAAATATGCAACGGATCAGATTGTGGAATATGCAAAAGAAAAACAAGTTGATATCGTTGTAGGTCCTGAAGCGCGTGGATTTATTATTGGGTGTCCGGTTGCCTATGCGATGAATATTGGCTTTGCACCTGTCCGCAAAAAAGGAAAACTTCCCCGTGAAGTCATTAGCTATGAATATGAACTTGAATATGGCACGAATGTACTTACAATGCATAAAGATGCAATAAAACCGGGTCAGCGTGTACTAATAACAGATGATCTACTTGCTACAGGTGGAACAATTGAAGCGACAATTAAGCTAGTTGAATCTCTTGGTGGTATCGTTGCAGGGATTGCATTTATCATCGATCTTAAATACTTGAACGGTATGGACAAGTTAAAAGGATATGATGTGATTTCGCTCGTTGCGTATGAAGAAGAATAA